The Plasmodium malariae genome assembly, chromosome: 3 genome window below encodes:
- the PmUG01_03034900 gene encoding fam-l protein: protein MEKKIKSLLFIKIPKFTLLSWICYIYIYMSTFNKYLDENCNYSRKIYGTTYRILSKYKQDKYSSSVSLKEEMTNNGMKKKEDISNNMEGYTGKRKHSNGTPLEFRGNCKSYMKKNKCMFETKNYSYFEKKIFKEMDFMDFLKNNKIISNKFYRKIIRKKYVLPFVLPLLIFFLLSVLLIVDLSWSFVDGKGLWEAIGFSTILVESGKSGWLNAVYTSLKDVKGFWTGIGETPNSISEFHVLLKLFRILIYSLPFLILGITLISRVVYYHKKVKKYERIKFRQR from the exons atggaaaaaaaaataaagtcactgttatttattaaaattccTAAGTTTACCCTTTTAAGTTggatatgttatatttacatttatatg AgtacatttaataaatatttggatGAAAATTGCAATTATAGTAGAAAAATTTATGGAACAACATATCGTATACtgtcaaaatataaacaagaTAAATATTCAAGTAGCGTAagtttaaaagaagaaatgacaaataatggaatgaaaaaaaaggaagatatatctaataatatGGAAGGGTACActggaaaaagaaaacattcAAATGGAACTCCATTAGAATTTAGAGGAAACTGTAAatcatatatgaaaaaaaacaagtgtatgtttgaaacaaaaaattattcctactttgaaaaaaaaatatttaaagaaatggATTTTAtggattttcttaaaaacaacAAGATAATTAGCAATAAGttttacagaaaaataatacgtaaaaaatacGTACTACCATTTGTTTTACCgttattaatattctttttgttaTCAGTACTGCTCATAGTAGATTTATCATGGAGTTTCGTAGATGGAAAAGGATTGTGGGAGGCAATAGGATTTTCGACAATTTTAGTAGAATCGGGAAAAAGTGGGTGGTTGAATGCAGTATATACGTCTCTGAAAGATGTAAAAGGCTTTTGGACAGGCATTGGAGAAACGCCTAATAGTATCAGTGAATTCcatgtattattaaaattatttagaatCCTAATATATAGCTTACCGTTTTTAATATTAGGTATAACACTTATATCAAGGGTtgtttattatcataaaaaagttaaaaaatatgaaagaataaaattcagacaaagataa